GCAAGAAGGACGGGAAGGACGTGTACAGGATAACCTTCCTGGTGCGCCTTCCTGCATACCAGCTGCACGACATCATTTCATTGGATGGAAAACTGCACCTAGTGGAGGGCATCTCCTCCACCAACACGCGGCTCAGGAAACTTTCAGATCACCAGCATGTTACCATGCAGAATCACGATCTCGAGAATGTCCGGGTAAAGGGAACGGAATCGGACATCATGGAGGCGGTGATCGTTTCCGAGAGCGCTGACGAGATCCAGGTCATGCATCCAGTAACCTACGGGACAGTGGAGCTGAGAAAGCCAGAGAGTTTCCAAACGAAAGGGGACGCAGTCAAGGTGTTCTCATACGAAGCAGAGCTCTTCCTCGTACCTTATTGATACTTTTCTTGAACCACAGGACCATCAAGATTCTAGTTCACCCCTCTCCTCCAAAGCCTTCATGATGAATGGCTTGTAGTTCCTGCTGCAGCATCTACCGGCCGGATTCGTGATCTTGCAGAAACCTCCTCCTCCGATGCTAGTGGCCTCTTTCACTTCTTCAAAGGTGCTCGCCCCATTCGCTATCGCCCGGAGGACATCCTCTTCGGTCACCTGTTTGCAGTAACACAGAGGCTTCGGCTCCGAATCGCACTTGAAGGTGACCCGGGTCTTGACATCTTCCGTTCTGAAAATCCTAGAATGGGATTCGGTGAAGTACACCACTTCGCATCCAGGTGCCTCACATAGGAAGTACTGCTCCTCTCCCAGGGGCCAGGTCGTCTCCTTTGCGTGGTTTGCGACCACGATCTTCTCGACTTCCAGTCCGCTTTCCTTGCAATCCGGACAGATCGCCATGACACCGAATCAAGGTGTTGGATTAAATTGAGTTCGGTCATTCAAGGACGAACTCGTCCCTCGATTCCTCGATCATCTCCAGGAGTCGCGTTGCCGCCTTCCCGACCTCGTCCGGGTCATCGCCCTTGATGATGATCCGGTTGCCCTCTTCCAACCAGTTCTCTGTGGGAAGGGAAGCTATCCTCACCCTGAAGTTGCGGACGATCTCTTGGAACAAGGGTGCCATGGTGGATTCCCCCCGCTTCCCCCGGATTTCCTTCTCGTATACCTCCTCCCCTTCGATTAGAGGGAGGATGTACTCTTCGAACATGGGGAGCATCTCCTTTGGAAATCCTGGAAGGCAGAATATCCTCATCTCACCCTTTGTAGCGTCGATGCCAGCCGCCGCTCCGGTGATGTTCCTGAGCGCCGTTGCGCTCTCAGGAATCATGGCCATGAGCGCGTTCTCATCCGTCATGACTGGCTTGGCACCATACATCTTCTTGACAGCCTCGATGAACCACTCCACCGCGTCGTCCCTCAGCTCCAGCTTCGTTCCGAGGAAATCTGCCACTACATGCCTTGTGATGTCGTCCAGGGTGGGCCCCAGGCCGCCAGTGATGATCAGGATGTCCACTCCAGCCTCCTCCGACGATCCAAGGAGCCGTATTATGTCATCGTAGTTGTCCCTGACCACGGTGACCTGGTTCAGGTTCGCCCCCTTCCCTCGTACCATCTCGATGAGTGCTTTAGGATAGGGATCTATCTCTCCAGTAAGAAGCTCGTCACCGATGTGGATGATCTCGATCTTCATCCGATCACCTCAGGCGGACATCTCTCTCCTTTTAAAGAAGAAGAGTGCTATGGCGATTGCCACCGCAGCGTATATCAAGGCAACGATCGCTGCGAGAACTGGATCCGGGTAGTACATTCCAATCTCGATCACCGGTTCCGCAGGCGGGGGCGGGTACACCTGTATGAAGTCAGTTGGATAAGGAGTCTGCATCACGTATCCGATCGCTCCTGCCATGAAACTCAGTGAGAAATTAGGCTTGACCAAAGCGACGCTGCATACCGAATCAACGATCGGCATTATCAGGAATAAGAACGCGAATGTGAACACCAGAGCTCCCGTCCCTCCCTTCATGAACGAACTTATGAGATAACCTATTGCACTAGCTCCAATAGCGAAGAGTAATGCCAGGCCCAGCGAATTCAGAGTGAGTTCTGACACGCTTCCGGTTATGGCAAGGCAAGCGATTGAGACGATCAGGTAATATAGAATGACGACAGCGAACGTTATCGCCACCGTAGCGGCGAACTTACCGAAGAAGAGCGTCTCCCGCTTGACGGGGTTTGGGAATATGAGGTATCCAGTCCTGTTCTGAAACTCCGATACCAGAGAGTCGCCCGCGAAGAGCGTGGCGCATATCACCAGCAATATCCAGGTAAATGAGTAGAATTCTCCAGCAAAACCGGCCGGATCAGAGTTGTAATCATTGCCGGTAAGGGGAGGGATCGCCAGGAATAGAACTATTATGATGATCTCCAAAGCCACGATCCCGTACAGACGCTTGCTCCTCATGTGCTTGAGGAGCTCGTACTTTCCAACGAGATATATCTGGTTGATGTCGGATGGCGGCGTGATTTCTCTTGCGTACTCCATGATATCACCTCGACTCCTTGATCAGGTTCATGTATAGCGTCTCCAGGGCCAACTTCTCCTCCTTGAACTGGGACACCTTCACCTCGAGCTTCATGATATTCTCAAGGAGCGCTGCCTGATCAT
This genomic window from Methanomassiliicoccales archaeon contains:
- a CDS encoding (2Fe-2S)-binding protein, with translation MAICPDCKESGLEVEKIVVANHAKETTWPLGEEQYFLCEAPGCEVVYFTESHSRIFRTEDVKTRVTFKCDSEPKPLCYCKQVTEEDVLRAIANGASTFEEVKEATSIGGGGFCKITNPAGRCCSRNYKPFIMKALEERGELES
- a CDS encoding competence/damage-inducible protein A, which gives rise to MKIEIIHIGDELLTGEIDPYPKALIEMVRGKGANLNQVTVVRDNYDDIIRLLGSSEEAGVDILIITGGLGPTLDDITRHVVADFLGTKLELRDDAVEWFIEAVKKMYGAKPVMTDENALMAMIPESATALRNITGAAAGIDATKGEMRIFCLPGFPKEMLPMFEEYILPLIEGEEVYEKEIRGKRGESTMAPLFQEIVRNFRVRIASLPTENWLEEGNRIIIKGDDPDEVGKAATRLLEMIEESRDEFVLE
- a CDS encoding ABC transporter permease; its protein translation is MEYAREITPPSDINQIYLVGKYELLKHMRSKRLYGIVALEIIIIVLFLAIPPLTGNDYNSDPAGFAGEFYSFTWILLVICATLFAGDSLVSEFQNRTGYLIFPNPVKRETLFFGKFAATVAITFAVVILYYLIVSIACLAITGSVSELTLNSLGLALLFAIGASAIGYLISSFMKGGTGALVFTFAFLFLIMPIVDSVCSVALVKPNFSLSFMAGAIGYVMQTPYPTDFIQVYPPPPAEPVIEIGMYYPDPVLAAIVALIYAAVAIAIALFFFKRREMSA